The DNA segment CATAGTTCCATCGGGCTGGTTGCGGACCGGCCGGGGGTGAATTCCTCCCAAGGCAGCTATTCCTCCTACTTCGTAGAGGAAGGTGTGCGACCAATCGCCGAGGATTACCTCATCCCCACGGCCGCAGTGGGTCAGGATACTCACCAGGTTCCCCATAGTCCCGCTGGCCACAAAGAGGGCAGCTTCTTTGCCCATTTTTTCAGCAGCCAACTCCTGAAGGCGATTTACCGTAGGGTCTTCACCGAAGACATCATCCCCTACCTCTGCCTCATACATCGCTTTTCTCATCTCAGGGGTAGGCAGAGTAACAGTATCACTGCGCAGGTCAATCATCACTAATACCTCCTTACAATCGCTCTATAAGTTTCGGGCTGGCGCCACTGGAGGAGCTGAGTCTCCTCTCTTCTCTTACGCATCTCATCCAGTTCTAAGGTGGCGATGGCATAACCCTCTATCGGCTCATCGATGATCGTGCGTACCTGGCCATCGGGGCCCACTGCCATGCTTTTGCCCCCGAAGGAGTAGGTGTAGTCTTCTCCTACCCTGTTTACGGCTACCATAAAGGTGGAATTCTCATAAGCGCGAGCTTTAATGTAAGTTTCCCACTCGTCCATAGCCGTTGATTCCCAGTTAGCCAGGACGCATATAAGTTCTGCTCCGTTAAGGGTGAGGGAGCGAGCTACTTCTGGAAAGGCCAGGTCCCAGCCAATCATAATCCCTATTATTCCCAGGCTTGTTTCAAAGACGGGATAGCGGAATCCCGACCGAAAAGCCATCCTCTCCTCGCCTCTAAGGTGCACTTTACGGTAGTCCCCTATGATTTCTCCGTCGGGCCCCAGGAGCACTGCAGCATTGTATATTATGCTTTCCACTTTCTCCTTCAGAGGCATTCCGAAAAGGACATGAACGCTGAATTCCGAGGCTTTTCGGGAAATCACATTTACCGTGTGCCCCGGGACCCGGTCAGCCATTTCGGTGAAGCGAACCCCACATTCATAGCCGGTTACAGCCAGTTCAGGGAAGACGATGAGGTCAACTTTCTGCTCCAGAGCTATGCGCTCTATATAGTCCACCATCCTGGCCAGGTTGGTTTCGGGCTCTGAGACCCGGGGGTGCATCTGGACAAGGGCTACTGTGATGGGAGCCATCTTTTTACCTCCTCTTTCTTTCGGACTTCTTCCAGCTCTTCCGGGGTGTTAATGTTTACAAAAGAGGAGAGCGCAGGGTCAAAGAGGCGAATAATGTCTTCTTCCACGTAGCGGACCCTCACTGCCGGTAAGAAGAGGAGGATTTTATCCTCTTCTTCTGCCAGAAGCTTTTCAATAGGGCCGAGGCAAT comes from the Anaerolineae bacterium genome and includes:
- a CDS encoding carbon-nitrogen hydrolase family protein; the protein is MAPITVALVQMHPRVSEPETNLARMVDYIERIALEQKVDLIVFPELAVTGYECGVRFTEMADRVPGHTVNVISRKASEFSVHVLFGMPLKEKVESIIYNAAVLLGPDGEIIGDYRKVHLRGEERMAFRSGFRYPVFETSLGIIGIMIGWDLAFPEVARSLTLNGAELICVLANWESTAMDEWETYIKARAYENSTFMVAVNRVGEDYTYSFGGKSMAVGPDGQVRTIIDEPIEGYAIATLELDEMRKRREETQLLQWRQPETYRAIVRRY